One stretch of Niallia sp. XMNu-256 DNA includes these proteins:
- a CDS encoding DivIVA domain-containing protein gives MPLTPLDIHNKEFSKGFRGYDEDEVNEFLDQVIKDYEMVIREKKELEERLNEMSERVGHFNTIEETLNKSILVAQEAAEEVKRNAQKEAKLIIKEAEKNSDRIVNESLSKARKIAMEIEELKKQSKVFRTRFKMLIEAQLDLLNTDDWDHLLQYELDATELNALKEEDSLA, from the coding sequence ATGCCATTAACGCCATTAGATATACATAATAAGGAGTTTAGTAAAGGGTTCCGCGGCTATGATGAGGATGAAGTCAATGAATTCCTTGATCAAGTAATCAAGGACTACGAAATGGTTATCCGTGAAAAAAAAGAATTAGAAGAGCGTCTAAATGAAATGTCTGAACGTGTAGGACACTTCAACACAATTGAAGAGACACTCAATAAATCCATCCTCGTTGCCCAAGAGGCTGCTGAAGAGGTAAAGCGTAATGCACAAAAAGAAGCAAAACTAATTATCAAAGAAGCCGAAAAAAATTCAGATCGAATTGTCAATGAATCTTTATCAAAAGCTAGAAAAATTGCGATGGAAATCGAGGAATTGAAGAAACAGTCTAAAGTATTTAGAACTCGTTTTAAAATGTTAATTGAAGCTCAGCTAGACTTGCTAAATACGGACGATTGGGATCATCTTTTACAATATGAGTTGGATGCAACAGAGTTAAATGCTTTAAAAGAAGAAGATTCCTTAGCATAA